GCTCCACCGCTTGTGCGGGTCCCCGTCAATTCCTTTGAGTTTCATTCTTGCGAACGTACTCCCCAGGTGGAATACTTAATGCGTTTGCGACGGCACCGAAGGTCTTTTGACCCCCGACACCTAGTATTCATCGTTTACGGCGTGGACTACCAGGGTATCTAATCCTGTTTGCTCCCCACGCTTTCGAGCCTCAACGTCAGTTACAGTCCAGTAAGCCGCCTTCGCCACTGGTGTTCCTCCTAATATCTACGCATTTCACCGCTACACTAGGAATTCCACTTACCTCTCCTGCACTCTAGTATGATAGTTTCAAATGCAGTCCCGGGGTTGAGCCCCGGGCTTTCACATCTGACTTACCACACCGTCTACGCTCCCTTTACACCCAGTAAATCCGGATAACGCTTGCCCCCTACGTATTACCGCGGCTGCTGGCACGTAGTTAGCCGGGGCTTCTTAGTCAGGTACCGTCATTATCGTCCCTGCTGATAGAGCTTTACATACCGAAATACTTCTTCACTCACGCGGCGTCGCTGCATCAGGGTTTCCCCCATTGTGCAATATTCCCCACTGCTGCCTCCCGTAGGAGTTTGGGCCGTGTCTCAGTCCCAATGTGGCCGTTCACTCTCTCAAGCCGGCTACTGATCGTCGCCTTGGTAGGCCGTTACCCCACCAACTAGCTAATCAGACGCGGGTCCATCTTATACCGATAAATCTTTTCACACTGCTTCATGCAAAGCTGTGCGCTTATGCGGTATTAGCAGCCGTTTCCAGCTGTTATCCCCCTGTATAAGGCAGGTTACCCACGCGTTACTCACCCGTCCGCCACTAAGTTTATACTCTTCCATCCGAAGACTTCGGGCTATAAACTCCGTTCGACTTGCATGTGTTAAGCACGCCGCCAGCGTTCATCCTGAGCCAGGATCAAACTCTCAAATTAAAATTTGATTGTAGTTCAATCGTTTCAGAATTAACATTGGCTTGTTCAATCATCTAAGTTCAAACAATCGTTAATTTCCGTCGAAACATTTCTGTTTCGTTTACTGTTTTAAGGTTGTACCCTTTGCCTTTCGGCAACTGATACGGTTCGTTGTAATTTCGACTTTCGTCTCCATTACTGAAAATTTATTAGAATTTTCAAGGTTGTTTCACTGTTCAGTTATCAAGGTTCTATGCTGTTGCGGTTTGTTTTATTCCTGTAATTTCTTATTCTGTACCGGGTCAGCAAAAAGAATTATATCACCTATAAATTATTATGTCAACACTTTTTTTAAACTTTTTTCAACTGTATTTTCGTCCCTTAATTCCCCATATTTTAGCATGTATTTTCACTTTTTAAATCCTCTGATTATTCACACAAAAACCCAGTGTTTAAAAGCTTTTACAGAAATATGTAAATTATGTCCATACTTTTATCCAGTCGTTTTTATTCAAAAACATAACCAAGTAATAAAATAAGTTCGCCCTTATCCGGTGACTCGAACTACTATTTTCTTACTTGGCTATTATTTTTTATACTTTATTTTAATTATTAGAATCCATTTTACTAACGGTTCATTTCGCTTTGATAACCGGTGTTCTTGTGTCCGTCAATAATACGGTCAATTTCCTTTTTATCTGTAGAAGGCAAATCACCTAATATCGTATTCTTAACAGCACTGGCTGCATTACCGTATTCCAGAGCTTTCTGACAATCACCATATTCTAACAGACCATATAGTACACCGGATACATATGCGTCACCGCTGCCGATGCGGTCTACTACTTCTATGTTCTCATAAGGTGCTTCTTTATAAAATTTGTCCTCTGATTTACAGTAAATAGTAGAACCAAAGGTATGTTTTTTAGGGCTTATTATTTTTCGCTCTGTAGAAGCTAATACCTCAATATCATACTCTTTTGCAAATTCTTTTAGTATATCAGTTAAGCTGCCTTCTTTTCCAAACGTTCTTCTTGCCGTTTCTTCTGATACAAAGAGGATATCGACATATGGTAAGATGCTTTCAATCTTTGCTTTTGCTTCCTCTTCACTCCACAAATTTGCCCTGAAGTTAACATCAAACGAGATTAACGCACCGGCTGCTTTAAACTTCTTTATCATATTTTCAGATGTGCTTCTAGTTTGTTCTGATAATGCCAGCGATATACCACTAGTATGGAACAGTCTGGTCGAACTGTAGATATCCTCCGGAATATCCTCCGGTTTTATCGTATTAACAGAAGCGTTTTTTCTGTCATATACTACCGTTGGTTTTCTTGGATAAACACCATGCTCATAATAATAGATTCCAAGTCTGGCTTCTTTACTTTCATCATAGATTAGCCAGTCGTCACTGACACCACAGAAACGAATATTATTTTTTAAGTAAGTTCCCAATTCATTTTTTGGTAATTTTGAAATAATACCGGTGCGAAGTCCCATTAAGGAAATGCCGGATACCACATTTAGTTCTGCGCCACCTGCCCGCTTTTCAAATACCGCACCTGTTGTGATTCTCTCATTAACAGGTGATGATAGTCTTAATAGAATCTCGCCAAAGGCCAGGGCATCAAAATCTTTTTTTTCATTTGAAAATATCATAAGTCCTCCTAGATTGCTAAATACTAAGTTGTAATGTATCCAAACCAATAGAAAAATACTTATTTGTACCCTTCCGTTACCCTGTGCAATGACTTTATATGCGTATACCTCTAAGAAGAGCCTTGCATAAGTAAAATGCAATTGTTTCATTTATATTTAAAAAGGCTGCTGCAAAACAAGACCGGTTATCCGTGAATTCCTTTGCAACAGCCTTTTAAAGCCTTTTCCTTTAATCACAAAAAGGTGCCGACCTATAGCTGTGTCTATTACTTCTGAACTAAATGAACAGCAAAGCCGCCGATTTCGCCTTTTAAGTACAGAGCAACTAGCTTACCGTTCTTGTCTGTCTTCGCTGTGTCCATATCAAATTCAAAACCTTGCAGTTCAAGATGGAAAATTGCTCTTTCGATATAATTTGTCTGAATAGCAATATGTCCGTTTTTGCCCAAGTATGGTGCTTTCATTACTTCAATACCAAGTCCTGCAAAGATAGAGGAATTTCCAACATTCTTTGTAAAACCAAATAATTTTTCGAAAGAAGTTGCAACACTGTCTGCTTCTGTTTCATCAGATGCATTAATACCAACATGACGAAGTTCAAAGCCTAACATTTTGTTTACAGCTTCTCTTGTCAAGTCTTTTATTTTATCGAATTCTCCTGCTTTTACTAAAGCATCATTCACCATCCAGCTTCCGCCGCATGCAATAATTTTATTGAAATCTAAGTAAGAAGTTAAGTTCTTTTCATTGATACCGCCTGTAGGCATGAACTTCATATTAACATAAGGTGCTGCCATGGACTTAATCATATTTAAACCACCTGCCGCTTCTGCAGGGAAGAATTTTACAACATCAAGACCTAATTCAATTGCTTGTTCTACATCACTTGGATTTGCACATCCAGGTGTAACCGGAATACCTTTTTCTACACAGTATTTAACCACTTTAGGATTAAGTCCTGGACTTACGATAAAAGTAGCTCCTGCATTTACAGCTTTGTCAACCTGCTCAGTAGTAAGAACGGTACCAGCTCCAACCAACATGTTTGGATACTCAGTGGTCATGATTCTGATAGACTCTTCCGCGGCATCTGTTCTAAAGGTTACTTCTGCACATGGCAAACCACCTTCACAAAGAGCTTTTGCTAAAGGTGCGGCATCTTCCACACGATCCAGTTTTACTACTGGAACAATACCCATTTTTTGAATACTTTTTAATACTTCGTTCATTTCTTCCACTCCTGTTCCATATATGATTCCTGTATTTTATTTATTAGCTTAAATTGAAATCTTATTACATGATTTCGAATTTAATTTCATGTCCAGTATACTCTTTTGTAAAACAAAATTCAATCAATTGATAGCAGGCAATCTTATTTTTATGCCCAAAACGATACGATTTTGTAGTAATTACCCTGTATGAAATATTTTCACTAAAATTTTCGATAATTTTGCATATAATATTCTTAAGGAATACATATCATCCCTACATTATAACTAATAAAGTCAAAAAAACGTTCCCATTGTTTCATTGAAACTGCAATAAAAGCTATTACATACCACCTTTGAAATATAACTTGTCCTAATCTTATGCTTCAAAAAAGTACTAGAATAATGCAGCTCCCAGATTGGTTATAAAGCGAAGCAACAAATTATTATTATAAATAAGGCTTAGAAAAGTGTTCTCATTAATTAATTTGAAAATATCCTGTCCAAAGGAGGTACTTCCAAACATTGTTATAATAATAAAACCAATCCACACTACAATAATACCATGGATTAATCCTGCCATTAAGCCTGCGGTTTTATTAAGTCCATTTATCAAAGGCAGTTTACTGATAATATTTAACGCTTCACAAAGTAAGGCCAGTGCAATCGTTACTATAATCATAATAATAACGAATACTGCGGCATTAATTATTATACGCGATATTGAATTACTTATGTAGTCATTGAAACTTTTAACTCCCATGGCTTTATATACATCTGCTGTATTATTTTCCACCAAAGTATGTCTTAAGGAGCTTGGCAACGGCAGCTTATCGATAAAATTTACCTGATCCGTTATTTTATTTCCCAAATCAGAATAATTGATTACCTCTGAAACCCGTTCTGTAACCATTCCCATTATTTTATCATTCTTCTGAATCTCTTTACTGATTGCAGGACATATGAATAGGGTAAGCATTAGGCTTAGTATTGTAGAGAACAGTGTGAATACGGTTCTGATAAATCCTCTCTGTCTTCCATAAATTGCATAGCCCGCTAATACGACTATAACCACTATTAATAACCAATTCATCTATACACCATCCTTTTTAATATTTTCCTTTGTGGGCAGTATTCCTCTTCCTTCTTTATTTCGATTCGATTAATTTTACTTCGTCTATTTTTTGATTATCTATCACAATATATTTGTCTGTATTATTAAGCGGCATTATATAAGAAATATTATTCGTAAATGTATATTTAAACTTTTCCTGTCCATTGGTTTTTATTATCCTCCAGTCAAGATTGGAGTGTAAAAGTATTTCATCCCCGGACAGTATTGCTGTGTCATATTCATAATTTATCCCTTTATTAAGGATTATCTTTCCTTGCAGGTCATAAAGGACTAACTGATATTTGTCGCTACCTTCAGAGTTATTAAAAATAAAGCCTATGTATTTTCCGTTATGAAGGACCGTCTTAATTTCCTTTGTAAAATTCTCTTCGTATATTAATTTTGCGGTTTGCTCTATGGAATAAAGACTGAATTTGTTATCCCCAAAGGCGGCAGCGATGTCATTTGTTATAAATTCAACATCCGGCACCAGAGTTGGTCCCAAACCAAATGCACCTACCATTCTATCTTGAGCATTTTGACCCACGTTGCCAAAGTTATAAAAAGTAACGTTGTTTAGCAGACTCCCTGTATTTAAAGTGGCATAGCTCGTAACCAGCCTTTTCCCATCCTTTGAAAGAGAGATATCAAGAGGGTAACCATTCTTTTCTGCAATGGTTCTAAATTCTACAATTGTTTCTCCTTCCTGCGTCAGCAATTTTAATTCATTCGTGCTGCCCCCATCCATTAATACGGCTACCACACCCTGACTTGCCACCTTAACTTTTATAATCGGAAGCAGTACATTAATCGTATAATTTTTTCCGCTACCATCATATATTTGTATGGTCTTATAACCTCTGTCACTAATTGCTACATATTTATTACAAATGTCCACAATAGGCTCCCTCATCTGATAGGTGCCATTCCACAACTGCTTGCCATTACTATTAAGTGCCGCCACCCCATCTCTGCTATACCTGAGCAGTCCACCTTCATACGGTAAATATTTTGCTGCACTGCTGTCATTGCGCTCAGTACTTTGTACCACCTCAAAGTTGTTAAAATTTTTATTTATAATATTACGAACTATGAAAAAAGTAACTACAATTAATACAACCGTTGATATGACTGCTGCAATCAGAATCGTTTGTTTGTATTTTTTCTTTCTGACATCATAGCTGCGTAATTCTCGTTTTTCCAATTCTATAGCCATAACTGCTCCTTTATTATTTAAATAGTATCCATAAATATTATACCTTATCTTACCTGTAATGGCACTATTTTTTTAAGGAATCATTTTATATATTAAAAAGCTGCTCCATAAACCATGAGCCTGGTTCATAGAAGCAGCCTGTGTGCCCGTTTAGGGAACAATTAATTTTTGCCCTGCTAAAATTTTATTTTCATCCTCTATACCGTTTAGTTCTTTAATCTTTTCCATATAGGTATAGGTGTTATAAAGTTTAAAACTGATACCTGCCAGCGAATCTCCCTTCTTTACGGTATAATATTTTACAGTAGCGCTAGCCTCCTGAGAAGGTGTTTCTTTTTCCTCCTTCTCTTCCTTTTGAGCGACCTGTGTTGGTACCTTTTTTGTATTATCATCCCCTTTTGAATTACTGGCAGTCTCTTGCTTATCCCCTGCCTTGCTGTCCTTCTGGTTATCAACTTTTGCATTATCACCATCTTTTGGGGTATTTGTTATGTTACCGCTTACAGTCTCAATTTCTACGGAGTCTCCTTTTCCCTCTGCATTATCTTTATTCCCTGTGGTATCCTTTTCTGAATCACCATCCTTATCCTTATTGTACTCTTTATCACTGCCACTATCTGCTACCTGCTGATTCTCCTCTTTTCCGGCATTGTTAAGGTTCTGGGATATATTATTTAAGGCTGTTTCCATACTTCTCATCTTATCATAATTATCAAGCATGGTAGCTGCAATCACCAGAACTATAATTGCTAATAGCGAACTGGCGGCATACAGAAGCCGAATCACATTCCTGTCATCCTTTACTTCTTTTTTATCATGAATAATAGTTCTTATTTTCCTAGTTGCCTGATCGGTATAACTCTCCTCTATACGCATATCCTCGGATTTATTTTCTATCATATAATTTTGCATTTCTTCATTCTTTTCATAATATATGTAGTATCCGTTCTGCTTTACCATCTGGCTGCCTTCATGAAAATAAAATCCCTCTTCCTTTTCCATACTATCCATCTTAAGAAGGGTTTTGTCCGGCCCTGAAAAATTATCGGTATGTATCTTTCTGACTTTTTCGCTGCTTTCTAAGAAAAACTCCGGACCAATTAATGCCCAGCCAATAATTTCAACATCCGTAAAATATTTTTTTATGGCTTCATAGATGCTTGTCCAACCCTCATCTGTTAATGCGATGCCATTGCCCAAATCTGCATCCTTCATTTCAATGGCGCCTTTTATAAATAATCTCTTATGTTCTTCCGTATGTACATAGTATCCTAACAGTATTGCTACCCTGCAGCCGGCAGGCTCTTTATCCGATAATTGTTTTATGAAGGTCATTACATAGTCTTCTACATATATTATTTTATTGCGATTTCCGATACTTCCTACTTGTCTTATGTTCTTAGGTATTTTAATGGGTACGGCATTTGCACTCTCAGGCCCGTTCATTAAGTTTTGGCCTTTACCGTATGCATTGTCCATAATTTGATTTCCTCCTGACCTAGTTACTTTTAGACATTGATATGACTTTACTGTCATTAATCGTAACATATGAAAAGAGATTATTATGTCAAAACACTACCGAAAGGTTATATATCTTATTGGGTAAATATTTATTTTTTCCTTATTTTTCTTTATTTTTTGATAACACAACACCTCCTGTTATCCTGAACTGCCTGAAAACCTTTTATTTTTGCAGAAATTTGACTTGTAAATTATTACTAACAACTGACTAATTTACATTTTTACGGTAATACTTTTGGTATTACAGAATAAGGTTGTATTGTACGAGTATAAATAGGAGGTTTTAATGAGTAGAGAATTGGGGATAGAAAAGAAGCTATATTATTTTAATACAAAGGATCGATATTCCGTATACGATTTTAGCAGAACACTGCATGAATTAATACAAAGCAAGTTATATAAAAACAGACAACTGGTCTTTCTATGTATTGGTTCTGACCGGGCGACGGGTGATTGTTTAGGTCCTATTGTCGGCTATAAATTGTCCAAACTAAAACAGCACAACATTGCATTGTACGGAACTTTAGAACAGCCTGTTCATGCTAAGAACTTAAGTGAGACAATCAGTTATATTAAGACGCATCATCGGAATGCTTTTGTTATTGCTATTGATGCTTCTCTAGGTAAATCCGGTCACATTGGATATATTACGCTGGGAGAAGGTCCTCTTCTACCCGGTGCCGGCGTAGATAAAGAACTTCCGCCAGTTGGCGATATTTTTATTACGGGTATTGTGAATTTTTCAGGAATGCTTGATCATATGCTCTTACAAACCACAAGGTTAAATATCGTAATGATACTTGCCGATTATATTTGTTCCGGTATTAACTACTGTTTTTATAAACTTGGTAATAAATAAAGAGCTTATATAGATTATCCAATAAAAAAGGATTGCTCTGGCATAGGATAACCGTTCCCATTGTCTTTGCAATCCTTCTGTTATTTAACTTTCGCCTCTATAAAAACTTATTGCTTCTGATACAGTAGAAAGCTGGTTTTCGTCTATAATCTGAGCCAGCTTTTCCAGTTTGTCAACAGACATAAATTCCTTTCCTAAAAATACCTCATAGCGATTGGTAATCTCCATGGAAAGATTCTTTATATTTTCTTCTAAAGCTTTGATATCTGCATACATTCTAGCATATTCCTGCTTTAAGCTCATTAACTCCTCTTGATAACGTAATGTAATCTCTTCTTTGATTACATATTTTGTAGTGTTTTCAAAGATTTTAAGTGCCTCTTTTTTGTGTTCCATAACTTCACTGAGCTCTCGGTCTAACTCTGCTAATTCCTGGTCAAAATTCTCAAGTCCATATATACTCTCATCCTTATCCTTTATGATACGATTACGAATATCATTTCTTCTCTTACGATTCAACATCATCTGGATTCGGAGCTGACCTACGTTACCTAGTACTTTGATATGCTTACTCTTAATATTACTGTCAAGGAGCATATACAGTCCGCCAAATACTACAACCAAAAACAGATAAACCAAAAACAGATATATCATTTTCCCTTCTGGCAGCCATAAAGTATATATTATATAGGGAGCTGCCAACAATATCACCACCAGAGTAAGTATGATAATAAGAATATCTAATAGTCCCTTCGGTAAAAAGATAGCATAAAAAAGCCGGCTGTTACAAAGCAGGGGTATTTTGTTCAGCTTAAACTGCTCTTTGATATCCAATGCCATCTGCCTGTACTCTTCCTTTAATCCCGCCGTCTCCGCCTCAATACGTTCACTTACCTTTTCTGTCTTGGATCTCTCTTTTTTTGTTCTGATTTTTTTTATTCTATTACGAACCTTGTCCATCTGCTCATTATAGGCATATTCGATTTCCTCTTTCCGCTTTCTGTGCGTACTTGAAATCTCTTCCAAAATATCCTTTTCTTTGCCTTTAATATTTTTTTCCAGTCTGGCTTCTTCAGAAGTTAATGCATCACAATTATCCCTATAATTATTTAATTCGGTTATCATGTCCTTGACTGTATTCAGTTCATTCAGACCACCGGATAGAATATTTCCTTCCATGTACCTTCCTCCCAATTAATGCAGGATCTATTTCGTGCTTTCCTTAACTGTCTTATAATCTCTTTTCTTTCCTTTATCATACATAAAAACCACTCTATGAAGATTTATCTAGTTCCAGACATTGAATAAGACAATATATTTACTTAAGATTTTACTAAAAACAACAGGAAAGGTCAAGAAGGTGAGCAAGACTCTTTTTCGCCTTTTTCCTACGAATTTTTCTTTATATAAATTTGTAATGCCCTGATAACGAGATAAAGGACATAAAATCCCAATACCACACCAGCAAGAACTATAATGAAATACAATATTGTAAATATATTTAGTGCCATGTTCTTCCCTCCCATCTTTGATTTATTTTATCAATGATCCATAAGCCCGTCAAAAGTGCTGCTTCTTATACAATTCATTATTCATAAAACCTCTATTACAGGCAGAATCTCTTAACCTCAATATTTACATAGCTTCTATAATAAAAGACTATATAAAGATACCCTGCCTGAATTTAGACCAGTATCCATATATAGTCATTATATAGTACTATTTAATGTATTACAAAATAAATTTTCCTATTACAACCTGAAGATCACCTGCTAATTTTGCAAGGCTTTCGCTAGAACCAGCCATCTCTTCAATGGAAGCTGACTGTTCCTCTAAAGATGCAGTTACTTCCTGAGTAGAAGCAGAATTCTCCTCTGCGATGGCAGAGAGATTTTGTAAAGTGTCCATAATCTGATTCTTCATCTCTTCCATTTCAATTCCTGATACATTTAGACGCTCCATTGCTTCCTTCGCCCCCTGAATTGCTTTCGCAATATCAAGATAGCTGTTCTTACTGGATTGTACACTCTGGGTCTGCTCTTGAATCAGTACCGTCATATGCTCGATTGTTTTTACTGCATCTTGAGAATTGTCTTGAAGTTCTCTAACCATATCATCAATTTCGCTTGTTGAGACAGCAGATTGTTCTGCAAGCTTTCTGATTTCTTCTGCAACTACAGCAAAACCTTTACCGGCTTCCCCTGCTCTGGCAGCTTCAATGGCAGCATTTAAAGATAACAGATTGGTCTGCTCCGCAATAGAAGATATTACACTGCTGGCTTGACTTATTTTGTTGGAACTTTCATTGGTTTTTATTATTACTTCCCGGATTTGCTTGGAGGCTTCATTATTTTCCTTTGTTTTATCAGAAAGTTTTTCAATTTCTGTTAATCCTTCTTCTAGTACATCTATTACTTTTTTTGTAGCAGTATTTAATCCACCCAAAAATTCCTGATCTTTTTCAATTGCTTCTCCCAGACTGCCAGCTTTTATGGAACCATCCTCGGTATGTCTTGCCTGGTCAGATGCACCCTTTGCAATTTCTCCAACCGTTAGTGCCACTTCCTCAGATACAGTGGCAGCTTGCTGTGAAGTTACTGATAATTCTTTAGAAGCTTCTGCTAGCTGTTCCGATGTATTGGTAATTTCACCTATAATGCTTCTTAAATTCACTGCAATATTTTGCAAAGCATTGGCAAGGGTTCCTGTTTCATCCCTACGCTTTAAATACTTACTATCTACATCCTGCCCAATGTTTAATTGGGAGATTTTCTCTGAGTGTTTTACCATATTAACAATCGGCATGGTTATTGACTTTCCTATTATGTATACAATAAATACACTTATAATTAATACAACTGCACCTAATAAAAGTAAGAGATATTGTAATCCAAGCAATGGATTTAATAATTCCTGATAGTCTGCCGTATTGACAAATATCCAATCTGTACCATCCACGGCACTATAGCCTGCATACCAGGATTTCCCTTCTATCTTATAGCTTCTAATGCCATGTTTTTCTTCAATTATATGGGAAAACAACTCTGAAATGGTAGCTTTCTCAGCATTCTCCTCCCCAACCTGAAAAGGGTTATAAAGGCTTAATACCTTTTCTTTGTCCCGATGAGCGATTATATTGCCTTTACTGGTGATAATATAACCATACCCATTTTCGCCGTAACCGGTATCAGATACCATTTCACTAAGGGCATTTCCATCACTTCTTCCGACTAAGGCTCCAACAATCTGATTCCTATTATATATAGGTGTTGCCACCATAACAACAGGCTCATTTGTAATCGGGCTTATGATAACTTCTGATACATTTGTCTCTCCCTTTAATGCTTTTTTTACATACTCCAAATCTCCTTCGGAGGCTTTACTGTTATCAGAATAGTAAGCCATTCCGTCTTTTCGTACGACACCGATATCCAAGAACTCCGAACCTTCTAGCATCTCCTCTATAGCAGGTTTTTGAGCATACCAGCTCATGGTTCTTATTTCTTCATTCATTGCCAATACTTCCAACGCCCGCTTTAATACCTGCATTCTACTGGCAATCAGTTTGGAATCCTCTGCAGCCAAAGAGACAATGGAATCTTCTGCTTGTTCTGTAATGACTCTGCCGGAAAATATAATGGATATTCCGCCCAAGGTCACGGAAGAAGCCAATACCAGCAGGGAAAAATAAATTATCAATCTTGTTTTGA
The nucleotide sequence above comes from Anaerocolumna cellulosilytica. Encoded proteins:
- a CDS encoding CvpA family protein; the protein is MNWLLIVVIVVLAGYAIYGRQRGFIRTVFTLFSTILSLMLTLFICPAISKEIQKNDKIMGMVTERVSEVINYSDLGNKITDQVNFIDKLPLPSSLRHTLVENNTADVYKAMGVKSFNDYISNSISRIIINAAVFVIIMIIVTIALALLCEALNIISKLPLINGLNKTAGLMAGLIHGIIVVWIGFIIITMFGSTSFGQDIFKLINENTFLSLIYNNNLLLRFITNLGAALF
- the yyaC gene encoding spore protease YyaC, which produces MSRELGIEKKLYYFNTKDRYSVYDFSRTLHELIQSKLYKNRQLVFLCIGSDRATGDCLGPIVGYKLSKLKQHNIALYGTLEQPVHAKNLSETISYIKTHHRNAFVIAIDASLGKSGHIGYITLGEGPLLPGAGVDKELPPVGDIFITGIVNFSGMLDHMLLQTTRLNIVMILADYICSGINYCFYKLGNK
- a CDS encoding LysM peptidoglycan-binding domain-containing protein, coding for MDNAYGKGQNLMNGPESANAVPIKIPKNIRQVGSIGNRNKIIYVEDYVMTFIKQLSDKEPAGCRVAILLGYYVHTEEHKRLFIKGAIEMKDADLGNGIALTDEGWTSIYEAIKKYFTDVEIIGWALIGPEFFLESSEKVRKIHTDNFSGPDKTLLKMDSMEKEEGFYFHEGSQMVKQNGYYIYYEKNEEMQNYMIENKSEDMRIEESYTDQATRKIRTIIHDKKEVKDDRNVIRLLYAASSLLAIIVLVIAATMLDNYDKMRSMETALNNISQNLNNAGKEENQQVADSGSDKEYNKDKDGDSEKDTTGNKDNAEGKGDSVEIETVSGNITNTPKDGDNAKVDNQKDSKAGDKQETASNSKGDDNTKKVPTQVAQKEEKEEKETPSQEASATVKYYTVKKGDSLAGISFKLYNTYTYMEKIKELNGIEDENKILAGQKLIVP
- a CDS encoding bifunctional 4-hydroxy-2-oxoglutarate aldolase/2-dehydro-3-deoxy-phosphogluconate aldolase encodes the protein MNEVLKSIQKMGIVPVVKLDRVEDAAPLAKALCEGGLPCAEVTFRTDAAEESIRIMTTEYPNMLVGAGTVLTTEQVDKAVNAGATFIVSPGLNPKVVKYCVEKGIPVTPGCANPSDVEQAIELGLDVVKFFPAEAAGGLNMIKSMAAPYVNMKFMPTGGINEKNLTSYLDFNKIIACGGSWMVNDALVKAGEFDKIKDLTREAVNKMLGFELRHVGINASDETEADSVATSFEKLFGFTKNVGNSSIFAGLGIEVMKAPYLGKNGHIAIQTNYIERAIFHLELQGFEFDMDTAKTDKNGKLVALYLKGEIGGFAVHLVQK
- a CDS encoding sugar kinase, with the translated sequence MIFSNEKKDFDALAFGEILLRLSSPVNERITTGAVFEKRAGGAELNVVSGISLMGLRTGIISKLPKNELGTYLKNNIRFCGVSDDWLIYDESKEARLGIYYYEHGVYPRKPTVVYDRKNASVNTIKPEDIPEDIYSSTRLFHTSGISLALSEQTRSTSENMIKKFKAAGALISFDVNFRANLWSEEEAKAKIESILPYVDILFVSEETARRTFGKEGSLTDILKEFAKEYDIEVLASTERKIISPKKHTFGSTIYCKSEDKFYKEAPYENIEVVDRIGSGDAYVSGVLYGLLEYGDCQKALEYGNAASAVKNTILGDLPSTDKKEIDRIIDGHKNTGYQSEMNR
- a CDS encoding methyl-accepting chemotaxis protein, which produces MKSIKTRLIIYFSLLVLASSVTLGGISIIFSGRVITEQAEDSIVSLAAEDSKLIASRMQVLKRALEVLAMNEEIRTMSWYAQKPAIEEMLEGSEFLDIGVVRKDGMAYYSDNSKASEGDLEYVKKALKGETNVSEVIISPITNEPVVMVATPIYNRNQIVGALVGRSDGNALSEMVSDTGYGENGYGYIITSKGNIIAHRDKEKVLSLYNPFQVGEENAEKATISELFSHIIEEKHGIRSYKIEGKSWYAGYSAVDGTDWIFVNTADYQELLNPLLGLQYLLLLLGAVVLIISVFIVYIIGKSITMPIVNMVKHSEKISQLNIGQDVDSKYLKRRDETGTLANALQNIAVNLRSIIGEITNTSEQLAEASKELSVTSQQAATVSEEVALTVGEIAKGASDQARHTEDGSIKAGSLGEAIEKDQEFLGGLNTATKKVIDVLEEGLTEIEKLSDKTKENNEASKQIREVIIKTNESSNKISQASSVISSIAEQTNLLSLNAAIEAARAGEAGKGFAVVAEEIRKLAEQSAVSTSEIDDMVRELQDNSQDAVKTIEHMTVLIQEQTQSVQSSKNSYLDIAKAIQGAKEAMERLNVSGIEMEEMKNQIMDTLQNLSAIAEENSASTQEVTASLEEQSASIEEMAGSSESLAKLAGDLQVVIGKFIL
- a CDS encoding DUF5711 family protein, whose product is MAIELEKRELRSYDVRKKKYKQTILIAAVISTVVLIVVTFFIVRNIINKNFNNFEVVQSTERNDSSAAKYLPYEGGLLRYSRDGVAALNSNGKQLWNGTYQMREPIVDICNKYVAISDRGYKTIQIYDGSGKNYTINVLLPIIKVKVASQGVVAVLMDGGSTNELKLLTQEGETIVEFRTIAEKNGYPLDISLSKDGKRLVTSYATLNTGSLLNNVTFYNFGNVGQNAQDRMVGAFGLGPTLVPDVEFITNDIAAAFGDNKFSLYSIEQTAKLIYEENFTKEIKTVLHNGKYIGFIFNNSEGSDKYQLVLYDLQGKIILNKGINYEYDTAILSGDEILLHSNLDWRIIKTNGQEKFKYTFTNNISYIMPLNNTDKYIVIDNQKIDEVKLIESK